A region of Domibacillus sp. DTU_2020_1001157_1_SI_ALB_TIR_016 DNA encodes the following proteins:
- a CDS encoding ABC transporter ATP-binding protein, whose translation MEQPLLKVENIEISRLKADRAKPLVRDVSFELYEGEMVALTGPSGCGKSITAHALAGMLEKSCMVTNGRIYYKGQSIMCNDEAGWQQLRGREIALLIQHSLNGLDPIRTVKKQMVETLNQTKKRSKKEAAACLHSLLTQVGFTEPEAILSAYPFELSGGMRQRVLLAMMLSLEPKLLIADEPTTALDVINREKVLRLFKKLQAELGLTILLISHDHNSVSRFADRVVQMKEGELVHT comes from the coding sequence ATGGAACAACCTTTATTGAAAGTGGAGAACATAGAAATTTCTCGTCTCAAAGCCGACCGGGCCAAACCGCTCGTTCGAGATGTGTCATTTGAACTGTACGAGGGAGAAATGGTCGCATTAACAGGACCGAGCGGCTGTGGGAAAAGTATAACTGCTCATGCACTGGCTGGGATGCTTGAAAAGAGCTGTATGGTCACCAATGGACGCATTTATTATAAAGGACAGTCTATTATGTGCAATGATGAAGCAGGCTGGCAGCAGCTGCGCGGCCGGGAAATTGCGCTTTTGATCCAGCACTCGCTTAACGGGTTAGATCCAATTCGTACGGTAAAAAAGCAAATGGTCGAGACACTGAACCAAACAAAAAAGCGGTCTAAAAAAGAAGCCGCAGCCTGCCTGCATTCACTTTTAACGCAAGTCGGTTTTACGGAGCCGGAAGCCATTTTATCTGCTTATCCGTTTGAACTCAGCGGAGGCATGCGCCAGCGTGTGCTGCTGGCTATGATGCTGAGCCTGGAGCCTAAACTTTTAATTGCCGATGAACCGACTACCGCGCTCGATGTCATTAATCGGGAAAAGGTATTAAGGCTTTTTAAAAAGCTTCAAGCCGAATTAGGGCTGACAATTTTGCTTATTTCCCATGATCACAATAGTGTAAGCCGATTTGCTGACCGGGTCGTGCAGATGAAAGAAGGAGAGCTGGTGCATACATGA
- a CDS encoding manganese catalase family protein — MFRHQKELQFEVKVERPDPMLARQIQEVLGGQFGEMTVMMQYLFQGFNCRGEEKYKDMLMDIGTEEIGHVEMLCALISQLLDGASPEAQAEAAEDPAIAAIMGGINPQHLLVSGLGGLPTNSNGVPWNGAYIVASGNLLADMRSNLHAESQGRLQVARLYHMTKDEDVRAVFRKMLARDRYHQYQWMAAIQELEEKNGVVVPASFPAEAEQEAQPHAYEFWDLSEGTASSTGLWATGSAPDGTGDYVYLANPSSKGQIPNPEIPSPALHHDLDAKKVSSK, encoded by the coding sequence ATGTTCCGCCATCAAAAAGAACTTCAGTTCGAGGTAAAGGTTGAACGTCCCGATCCAATGCTTGCCCGCCAGATTCAAGAGGTGCTCGGCGGCCAGTTTGGGGAAATGACTGTCATGATGCAATATCTCTTTCAAGGGTTTAACTGCCGTGGAGAAGAAAAATATAAGGATATGCTGATGGATATCGGTACAGAAGAAATCGGCCATGTCGAAATGCTTTGCGCTCTGATCAGCCAGCTTCTAGACGGGGCATCGCCAGAAGCACAGGCTGAAGCAGCGGAAGATCCAGCTATTGCTGCTATCATGGGCGGTATCAATCCGCAGCATCTGCTTGTCAGCGGGCTGGGCGGCCTGCCGACCAATTCAAATGGTGTGCCGTGGAATGGTGCTTATATTGTAGCGAGCGGCAACCTGCTGGCTGATATGCGCTCCAACCTGCACGCTGAATCTCAAGGGCGACTGCAGGTTGCACGTCTTTACCATATGACGAAAGACGAGGACGTTCGTGCCGTATTCCGGAAAATGTTGGCACGTGACCGTTATCATCAATATCAGTGGATGGCGGCTATACAGGAACTTGAAGAGAAAAATGGCGTAGTGGTGCCTGCCTCATTCCCTGCTGAGGCGGAGCAGGAAGCACAGCCTCACGCGTATGAATTCTGGGATCTTTCTGAAGGAACAGCTTCTTCTACAGGTCTATGGGCCACAGGAAGTGCACCGGATGGAACAGGAGATTATGTCTATCTGGCAAATCCATCTTCAAAAGGACAGATCCCTAATCCGGAGATCCCCTCTCCAGCTCTCCATCACGATTTAGATGCTAAAAAAGTTTCTTCTAAATGA
- a CDS encoding UDP-N-acetylmuramoyl-tripeptide--D-alanyl-D-alanine ligase, producing MEKLHPDQIIMVADVTEAFLKFTSYYRHLFNIPVAAITGTCGKTTTKEMIKHILQNDFTVQASISNKNARCFHLPYLLGIDENTDVAVFETAVSKRGDMMKACSYFFPTIGVMTMIGVDHTDKIRRFENYKAEKAKLIEGLGYKGTLIINLDDEHISSMDFSNYRGKIVTFGKGKDAQFQIKDIRFDKNNMKYKITHNNKEFKGTVPGLGSHNVYNAAASIAVAVELGMDMDTAIKRLESFPPLKSHFQLVEGRNDTTIIDDTWKSNPASLESGLRTFHEISLPSQRKIAVLGRIAALGNYADTEYQKVGKLLVELGINKLITKGSLAKDIGKAAVAFGMNKEDVYHSSDPEDIIRYFDKLLQPNDVVYFKTGGNDKAFKHFINYLKK from the coding sequence ATGGAAAAATTACATCCCGATCAAATTATAATGGTTGCCGATGTAACGGAAGCTTTCCTCAAATTCACTTCTTATTACCGGCATTTGTTTAATATCCCTGTTGCAGCCATAACTGGCACCTGTGGTAAAACCACTACGAAAGAAATGATCAAACACATTCTCCAAAATGATTTCACCGTTCAAGCTTCCATTTCCAATAAAAATGCTAGATGTTTTCATCTTCCCTATCTGCTGGGCATTGATGAAAATACAGATGTTGCTGTTTTTGAGACAGCCGTGTCAAAGCGCGGGGACATGATGAAAGCCTGCAGTTATTTCTTCCCCACTATTGGTGTCATGACTATGATTGGTGTAGATCATACAGATAAAATCCGTCGATTTGAAAATTATAAAGCAGAAAAAGCAAAGTTAATAGAAGGGCTGGGTTATAAAGGGACATTAATCATTAATCTTGATGATGAACACATTTCCTCTATGGATTTCTCTAACTACCGGGGAAAAATCGTAACATTTGGTAAAGGGAAGGATGCACAATTTCAAATTAAGGATATTCGTTTCGACAAAAACAACATGAAATATAAGATCACTCATAACAACAAGGAATTTAAAGGGACTGTTCCAGGACTGGGAAGCCATAATGTATATAATGCAGCCGCTTCTATTGCAGTGGCTGTAGAATTAGGAATGGACATGGATACTGCCATCAAAAGACTGGAATCCTTTCCACCTTTAAAATCTCATTTTCAACTCGTTGAAGGCCGAAATGACACCACTATCATTGATGATACATGGAAGTCAAATCCAGCTTCTTTAGAAAGCGGATTACGGACTTTCCACGAAATCTCGCTGCCGTCTCAAAGGAAAATAGCGGTTTTAGGCAGAATTGCTGCACTTGGCAATTATGCAGATACAGAGTATCAAAAAGTGGGAAAATTATTAGTCGAGTTGGGAATAAACAAACTGATTACAAAAGGCTCCCTTGCTAAAGATATAGGGAAAGCCGCGGTTGCATTCGGAATGAACAAAGAAGATGTGTATCATTCTTCTGACCCCGAAGACATCATCCGTTATTTTGACAAGCTGCTGCAGCCAAATGATGTGGTGTACTTTAAAACGGGGGGGAATGATAAAGCATTTAAACACTTTATTAACTACCTGAAAAAATGA
- a CDS encoding hemolysin family protein: MDGTIIINLFLAALMIVLTAFFVGAEFAILKVRMSRIDQLIAEGNKKAVLAKKVTNDLDYYLSACQLGITITALVLGSLGEPTVEKMLHPVFDQLKLSETLSTVLSYVIALSIVTFLHVVIGELAPKTLAIQFAEKMTLFLAPALYWFGRVMFPFIRILNGAARLFLRLFGVEPAGHDHAHSEEELKLIMQQSYKSGEINKTELAYLQNFFTFDDRVIKDIMVPRLQMVTLEKNLTFEQLIAVLDEHEYTRYPVTDGHDKDQVIGFINTKEMMTNIAAGQEREMDAFIHSMPRFHEATPIQSVLLNMQQSRVHMALVTDEYGGTAGLVTMEDILEEIVGEIRDEYDVDEQPDILEKSKEEYEVNGRVLLADLEERFNLAFPDAHDVDTIGGWIQIQTPALPEEGATIALHSHLFKILEIENYQVKKIILHLNAAPAAFNS, translated from the coding sequence TTGGACGGAACGATAATAATAAACTTGTTTTTAGCAGCGCTTATGATTGTGCTGACAGCATTTTTCGTAGGAGCTGAATTTGCGATTTTAAAGGTACGTATGTCACGGATTGACCAGCTGATCGCAGAAGGAAATAAAAAAGCAGTTCTTGCCAAAAAAGTAACCAATGATTTAGATTATTACCTGTCTGCCTGCCAGCTGGGAATTACGATTACAGCGCTCGTTCTTGGCTCACTCGGTGAACCGACGGTCGAGAAAATGCTGCATCCGGTATTTGATCAGCTGAAATTGTCCGAGACATTATCTACGGTGCTGTCTTATGTGATCGCGCTGTCCATCGTTACCTTTTTACACGTTGTAATCGGAGAGCTCGCTCCGAAAACACTCGCGATTCAGTTTGCCGAGAAAATGACCCTTTTCCTGGCACCGGCGCTTTACTGGTTCGGCCGGGTGATGTTTCCGTTTATCCGGATTTTAAATGGAGCAGCCCGTTTGTTCCTACGGCTTTTTGGCGTAGAACCGGCTGGGCATGATCATGCACACTCAGAAGAAGAGCTGAAGCTGATTATGCAGCAAAGCTATAAAAGCGGTGAAATTAATAAAACAGAGCTTGCTTATTTGCAAAACTTCTTTACATTTGATGACCGTGTGATCAAGGATATTATGGTTCCGAGACTGCAAATGGTGACACTCGAGAAGAACCTTACTTTTGAACAGTTAATCGCCGTGTTGGATGAACATGAATATACGCGATATCCGGTCACAGATGGGCACGATAAAGACCAGGTTATCGGTTTTATCAATACAAAAGAGATGATGACAAATATCGCAGCCGGACAGGAGCGCGAAATGGACGCATTTATTCACAGCATGCCGCGCTTTCATGAAGCGACCCCGATTCAATCTGTGCTGCTCAATATGCAGCAAAGCCGGGTACACATGGCTCTCGTAACAGATGAATATGGGGGAACAGCCGGCCTTGTAACAATGGAAGATATATTAGAAGAAATTGTCGGTGAAATCCGTGATGAATATGACGTGGACGAACAGCCCGATATTTTAGAAAAAAGCAAGGAAGAATATGAAGTAAACGGACGTGTGCTGCTTGCAGACTTGGAAGAGCGGTTCAATCTGGCATTTCCGGACGCTCATGATGTCGATACCATTGGCGGCTGGATTCAAATTCAAACGCCTGCTTTGCCTGAAGAAGGAGCCACAATTGCCCTTCACTCTCATCTGTTCAAAATTTTAGAGATAGAAAACTATCAAGTAAAGAAGATTATCCTCCACTTAAATGCAGCGCCTGCAGCCTTCAATTCTTAA
- a CDS encoding C39 family peptidase translates to MEVTLLFGTGAMTLIFAAAYVKNRFLKPAKPLLIYSFLSLMLFVVLCVYNLNLYKEDISQAVSSFGQAEPEKAIQEERPKESTDPEQKQANVSTEANVTEKILDAPLINQMPELPRGCEVTSLAMLLQDAGVNADKMTLAKEIKRDLTPMTKQNGKTYFGNPHTGFVGDMYSFETPGYGVYNEPIFELAERYLPGKVENITGESFDSIINKLKDNKTVWIITNATFDVLGEEEFRTWETPDGPVEITYREHSVLVTGFDENYIYFNDPLTGIKNNKSNKAAFIAAWEQMGKQAISLK, encoded by the coding sequence ATGGAGGTTACCCTTCTTTTTGGCACAGGTGCCATGACACTTATTTTTGCAGCAGCTTATGTAAAAAACAGGTTTTTAAAGCCCGCCAAACCACTTCTTATTTATTCCTTTTTATCACTCATGCTGTTCGTCGTTCTTTGTGTATACAACCTCAATTTGTATAAAGAAGATATCAGCCAGGCCGTTTCTTCCTTCGGACAAGCAGAGCCCGAGAAAGCCATCCAGGAAGAACGGCCTAAAGAATCAACAGATCCTGAGCAAAAACAGGCGAATGTAAGCACAGAAGCGAATGTGACAGAAAAAATTCTGGATGCCCCTTTAATCAATCAAATGCCTGAACTGCCGCGGGGATGTGAAGTGACGAGTCTCGCTATGCTGCTTCAGGATGCGGGTGTGAACGCGGATAAGATGACGCTTGCCAAAGAAATTAAAAGAGACCTTACACCAATGACGAAGCAAAATGGAAAAACCTATTTTGGCAACCCCCATACGGGTTTTGTTGGTGACATGTACTCCTTTGAAACACCGGGATACGGCGTGTATAATGAGCCGATTTTCGAATTGGCTGAGCGCTATCTTCCCGGCAAAGTAGAAAACATCACCGGGGAAAGCTTTGACAGTATCATCAACAAACTCAAAGACAACAAAACGGTCTGGATTATTACGAACGCTACATTCGATGTGTTAGGAGAAGAAGAATTTCGGACGTGGGAAACACCAGATGGACCGGTGGAAATTACGTATAGAGAGCACTCTGTACTGGTGACAGGCTTTGATGAAAACTATATTTATTTTAATGACCCGCTGACAGGAATCAAAAATAATAAATCAAACAAAGCCGCTTTTATTGCTGCGTGGGAACAAATGGGGAAACAAGCGATCAGCTTAAAGTAA
- a CDS encoding LysM peptidoglycan-binding domain-containing protein: MQRFYTVRPGDTLYQLARRWQLPLESLIAASHLKAPYTIYVGQQLSVPPGVDMIRVEPGDTVFGIAQFFGVPQSLIIEANQLHPPYTIQVGQLLQVPQGAPYYVVQPGDTLFDISRRFNVVTGGRINTELIRKANNLPSETLLPGMRLRIPYAPPGDDGFIAYTSNREGTYDIWLYNPNNGESVRVTTGLGEAFSIPFWSPDSQKIAFVGKNNILYVIHLMERTVSRIDQFEEGLGIYLSWSPDSQTLAYTNQNQIVLYPLSTHQPQKINEPGATDVQWFADGTELLFQAPDASGTSQLYRIRSDSSRKHQITQNTGGPLHNIRLSPDEAYVLFTTPGVSISLIYTLELSTGRIFEIKGGPLAKNYFPVWSPDSSTIAYSATAFEEAGYFSLIRTSGKQGENDRTKALSNCFATPVTWSPNGRKVAYLSGCSTEEIADEMWVVDIQHPVPIQLVKGAFITALQWSPAPRLPLTKTFTNSAYRVQFQYPSHWKKVSDERYEGPDGFFQISAIASEEAIHEVCRNEAFHPLQPYGSAPRIIHTKIQQQEACLIFPSEDQPSEMNGQAALIVRYPKPVQIEGTTYNYFILWADQQHVNQLSTSLRFL, encoded by the coding sequence ATGCAGCGTTTTTACACAGTCCGCCCTGGAGACACGCTTTATCAGCTCGCAAGGCGATGGCAGCTGCCGCTTGAGTCCCTAATCGCTGCCAGCCACTTAAAGGCGCCTTATACGATTTATGTCGGGCAGCAGCTTTCTGTTCCTCCCGGTGTTGATATGATTCGCGTTGAGCCCGGGGATACCGTTTTCGGCATTGCCCAATTTTTCGGCGTTCCGCAATCGTTGATTATTGAAGCCAATCAGCTTCATCCTCCTTATACGATTCAAGTCGGACAATTGCTACAAGTCCCCCAGGGTGCACCTTATTATGTTGTACAGCCTGGAGATACGTTATTTGACATTTCCAGGCGGTTTAACGTGGTAACAGGAGGACGCATTAATACAGAGCTGATCCGAAAAGCAAATAATCTTCCATCTGAGACACTGCTGCCTGGGATGAGACTACGTATCCCTTATGCGCCTCCGGGCGATGATGGCTTTATTGCCTACACCTCTAATCGTGAAGGAACGTATGACATATGGCTTTATAACCCAAACAACGGGGAAAGTGTACGGGTAACCACAGGGTTAGGAGAAGCTTTTTCAATCCCCTTCTGGTCACCAGACAGTCAGAAAATTGCTTTTGTCGGAAAAAATAACATTCTCTATGTTATTCATTTAATGGAGAGGACCGTTTCCCGTATTGATCAATTTGAAGAAGGGCTGGGCATTTACCTCAGTTGGTCACCGGACAGCCAAACGCTAGCGTATACAAATCAAAATCAAATTGTCTTATACCCTCTTTCCACCCATCAACCCCAAAAAATAAATGAGCCTGGCGCGACCGATGTCCAATGGTTTGCAGACGGAACCGAGCTGCTGTTTCAAGCGCCGGATGCATCGGGAACGAGCCAGCTTTACCGTATAAGAAGCGACAGCTCACGTAAACACCAAATTACCCAAAACACTGGCGGACCGCTTCACAATATACGCCTTTCTCCTGATGAAGCCTACGTCCTATTCACCACTCCTGGTGTCAGTATCTCTCTGATTTATACGCTGGAACTCTCTACAGGCAGAATATTTGAAATAAAAGGCGGACCGCTTGCGAAAAACTATTTTCCGGTATGGTCCCCTGATTCATCAACGATTGCTTACAGTGCTACTGCCTTTGAAGAAGCCGGGTATTTTTCATTAATTCGAACGTCTGGAAAACAAGGAGAAAACGACCGAACAAAAGCTCTTTCTAATTGCTTTGCCACTCCTGTCACATGGTCGCCAAACGGCCGAAAAGTTGCTTATCTGTCAGGATGCAGCACTGAGGAAATCGCGGATGAGATGTGGGTGGTAGATATCCAGCACCCCGTTCCAATCCAGCTTGTAAAAGGGGCTTTTATTACTGCTTTACAATGGTCTCCTGCGCCACGTTTGCCGCTGACAAAAACATTTACGAATTCTGCCTATCGTGTTCAGTTTCAATACCCTTCCCATTGGAAAAAAGTAAGCGATGAGCGGTATGAAGGCCCAGACGGTTTCTTTCAAATATCTGCTATTGCTTCAGAGGAAGCGATTCATGAAGTCTGCCGTAACGAAGCCTTTCACCCGTTACAGCCATACGGCTCCGCGCCTAGAATCATTCATACAAAAATCCAGCAGCAGGAAGCCTGCTTGATTTTCCCATCAGAGGACCAGCCTTCGGAAATGAATGGGCAGGCCGCTTTGATTGTCCGCTATCCAAAGCCGGTGCAGATTGAAGGAACGACTTACAACTATTTTATTCTCTGGGCTGATCAGCAGCATGTAAATCAATTAAGTACGTCGCTTCGATTTCTATAA
- a CDS encoding hemolysin family protein, with amino-acid sequence MDITTTINLFLLVLLLGLTAFFVAVEFAVVKIRLSRIDQLIAEGNKKAVLAKKVAGDLDYYLSACQLGITMTALGLGALGKPAIEQLLYPVFDYFNVSETAASVLSYVIAYTIVTFLHVVLGEMAPKTLAIQFSERTTLLLAPPLYWFGKIMYPFIRALNGTSRVLLRGFGVQPAGHDETYSEDELRIIMAQSVQGGEIGANELTYMENVFSFDERVAKDVMVPRTSIVALDKSMGHRDIIKVLVENNYTRYPVTEGEDKDRIIGFVNVKKMLTHIAAGRDRKLEEFVRELPLVHEVTKLQEALVKMQSARVHMALVIDEYGGTAGILTMEDILEELVGEIRDEFDADEVPDIRKKGEHQYLINGRVLLRDLEERFGIQFEGREEVDTIGGWIQFQKVDLVQHGDTVEQAGRTWTVSEMDQYQIKEVTLSQEDFKDE; translated from the coding sequence TTGGACATTACAACAACGATTAATTTGTTTTTGCTTGTGCTTCTGCTCGGATTAACGGCTTTCTTTGTGGCAGTAGAATTTGCGGTTGTAAAAATCCGTCTATCGCGCATTGATCAGCTGATTGCAGAAGGAAATAAAAAGGCTGTCCTGGCAAAAAAAGTGGCTGGCGACCTTGATTATTATTTATCAGCCTGTCAGCTTGGAATTACAATGACAGCGCTTGGACTAGGAGCCCTTGGTAAACCGGCTATAGAGCAGCTTCTTTACCCTGTTTTTGATTATTTCAACGTATCGGAAACAGCCGCTTCCGTTTTATCGTATGTGATTGCGTATACAATCGTTACGTTTCTTCACGTTGTTCTTGGAGAGATGGCGCCAAAGACACTGGCGATTCAGTTTTCTGAAAGAACAACTCTGCTGCTAGCGCCGCCGCTGTACTGGTTCGGAAAAATCATGTATCCGTTTATTCGGGCGCTTAACGGAACCTCACGCGTTCTTCTTCGCGGTTTTGGCGTACAGCCAGCCGGGCATGATGAAACGTATTCAGAGGATGAACTGCGGATCATTATGGCTCAGAGCGTACAGGGCGGTGAAATTGGAGCAAACGAACTGACCTACATGGAAAATGTATTTTCATTTGATGAGCGGGTGGCCAAAGATGTCATGGTCCCAAGAACATCGATTGTAGCGCTTGATAAAAGCATGGGCCATCGAGACATTATAAAGGTGCTGGTTGAAAACAATTATACGCGCTATCCAGTAACAGAAGGAGAAGATAAAGACCGGATCATCGGGTTCGTAAATGTGAAGAAAATGCTGACACACATTGCGGCAGGACGAGACCGTAAGCTTGAAGAATTTGTCCGTGAGCTGCCGCTTGTACATGAAGTAACGAAATTGCAGGAAGCGCTTGTGAAAATGCAGAGTGCCCGCGTGCATATGGCGCTCGTGATCGATGAATATGGCGGCACAGCTGGTATTTTAACGATGGAAGATATTCTAGAAGAGCTCGTTGGTGAAATCCGCGATGAATTCGATGCAGATGAAGTACCGGATATCCGCAAAAAAGGCGAACATCAATACCTTATTAACGGCCGGGTACTTTTGCGGGACTTGGAAGAGCGGTTTGGTATTCAGTTTGAAGGACGTGAAGAGGTAGATACGATTGGCGGGTGGATTCAATTTCAAAAAGTTGATCTTGTTCAGCATGGTGATACCGTAGAACAAGCCGGAAGAACCTGGACCGTGTCAGAGATGGACCAGTACCAAATTAAAGAAGTAACACTCAGCCAAGAAGATTTTAAAGACGAATAA
- a CDS encoding YndM family protein, with amino-acid sequence MEHVKAILIKFVMIAVVLGIVLTGIYDGEFGDTLLISLVLTIVAYILGDLLLFRRTGDNHGPSSDYVKRNTIATVSDAVLAFLVVWLMGKALFINDGDVLSAAFLSALIIAAGEWFFHKYLDDHVFREKHSHYEA; translated from the coding sequence TTGGAACACGTAAAAGCGATTTTGATCAAATTTGTCATGATTGCGGTTGTTTTGGGCATCGTTCTTACTGGTATTTATGATGGTGAGTTCGGGGATACACTTCTGATTAGTCTTGTGCTCACCATCGTAGCCTATATCCTTGGCGATCTGCTTCTGTTCCGCAGAACCGGTGACAATCATGGACCGAGCTCAGACTACGTAAAACGCAATACGATCGCAACAGTATCAGACGCTGTGTTAGCTTTTCTAGTCGTTTGGCTAATGGGAAAAGCTCTTTTCATTAACGACGGTGACGTGTTGTCAGCTGCTTTTCTTTCAGCACTCATTATTGCAGCGGGTGAATGGTTCTTCCATAAATACCTGGATGATCATGTCTTCCGTGAAAAACACTCGCACTATGAAGCTTAA
- a CDS encoding dipeptide/oligopeptide/nickel ABC transporter ATP-binding protein yields the protein MILELQNVTKEYTKRRGLFKPAASFKAVHGVSFSIAKGESMGLVGESGCGKSTLAKLIMNMEFPTSGQIKVKGQPVGRRGKDTYLYKHAQLVLQDSSSSLYPGMCVREVLEEPLRNFHSFDKEGRLAACRELLDLVDLDASFLSRYPHELSGGQKQRVCIAKALAARPDLIIFDESIASLDPPSQNAIVRMLKQVQKQQQIAFLFITHDLQSAEQLCDRIMVMYEGEIVETVQPGNHQSFVHPYTRLLFQSQLNEKAEQFI from the coding sequence ATGATTCTTGAACTTCAAAATGTCACAAAGGAATACACGAAGCGGAGAGGGCTGTTTAAGCCAGCCGCTTCGTTTAAAGCGGTTCATGGAGTCAGCTTCTCCATTGCAAAAGGAGAGAGCATGGGACTTGTGGGTGAAAGCGGCTGCGGAAAAAGCACGCTGGCCAAGCTGATTATGAATATGGAATTTCCTACATCGGGACAAATTAAAGTAAAAGGACAGCCGGTTGGCAGAAGAGGGAAAGACACATACTTATACAAGCATGCTCAGCTTGTTCTGCAGGATTCCTCTTCTTCTTTATATCCGGGTATGTGTGTAAGAGAGGTACTGGAAGAGCCTTTACGGAACTTTCATTCTTTCGATAAAGAAGGTCGTTTAGCGGCATGCAGGGAACTGCTCGATTTAGTGGACCTTGATGCTTCTTTTTTGTCTCGATATCCGCACGAGCTGAGCGGGGGACAGAAGCAGCGGGTTTGTATCGCGAAAGCATTAGCTGCCCGGCCGGATTTAATTATCTTTGATGAATCAATCGCGAGCCTTGACCCGCCTTCACAAAACGCAATTGTTCGTATGCTGAAGCAGGTTCAAAAACAGCAGCAAATCGCCTTCTTATTTATTACGCATGACCTTCAATCGGCCGAGCAGCTTTGTGACCGCATCATGGTCATGTATGAAGGAGAAATTGTTGAAACCGTTCAACCAGGGAACCACCAGAGCTTCGTTCATCCTTATACCCGCTTGCTTTTTCAGTCACAGCTAAATGAAAAAGCTGAACAGTTTATTTAG
- a CDS encoding amino acid permease — protein MNHSPTELKKDLKIRHITMISLGGIIGAGLFVGSGSLINMAGPASIFSYALAGLLVILVMRMLGEMSMVNPSSGSFATYAREALGPWAGYTIGWLYWFFWVIVIAVEAIAGANIIQYWFPSLPSWSVSLILTFLLTLTNLYSVKSFGEFEYWFSLIKVVSIGLFLILGGAIIFGLFPGVESPGTSNLIHQGGFFPNGISAIFLGITLVMFSFMGSEIVATAAGETPDPEKAITVATNSVIYRILIFYLGSILVLVTLLPWNSQDLLKSPFVSVLEMVNIPAAAQIMNFIVLTAVLSCLNSGLYTSSRMLLTMAQNGDAPRMFLKINKKGVPVQAILGCTVISYISVAFNYLSPDKIFLFLVNASGGVALLVYLVIAFSQLRMRRKYEKENPGALRIRMWLFPYLTYATIIAISTIFIAMAFIDSLRSQFFLTLLIAVLVVGSFFVKRNSRSADAVSKEKKQMTI, from the coding sequence ATGAACCATTCACCAACAGAGTTAAAGAAAGATTTAAAGATTCGGCATATCACCATGATTTCTTTAGGTGGAATCATTGGAGCCGGATTGTTTGTAGGAAGCGGCTCACTTATTAATATGGCAGGCCCTGCTTCAATCTTTTCTTACGCCCTGGCAGGCCTGCTTGTCATTTTGGTTATGCGCATGCTGGGAGAAATGTCGATGGTCAACCCATCAAGCGGCTCATTTGCGACCTATGCTAGAGAAGCACTCGGTCCCTGGGCAGGCTATACAATCGGCTGGCTGTATTGGTTTTTCTGGGTAATCGTAATCGCTGTTGAAGCCATTGCCGGTGCAAACATTATTCAATATTGGTTCCCGTCTTTGCCAAGCTGGTCCGTCAGTTTGATCCTGACTTTCTTGTTAACATTGACAAACTTGTACTCTGTTAAATCGTTTGGAGAATTTGAGTATTGGTTCTCATTAATCAAAGTGGTCAGCATTGGGCTGTTTTTAATTCTCGGTGGAGCCATTATCTTTGGGCTTTTCCCAGGCGTTGAATCACCGGGTACATCTAATCTTATACACCAAGGCGGCTTTTTCCCGAATGGAATCAGCGCTATTTTCCTAGGCATTACCCTTGTGATGTTTTCATTTATGGGAAGCGAAATTGTTGCAACAGCTGCAGGAGAGACGCCGGATCCTGAAAAAGCGATTACTGTAGCTACCAATAGTGTCATTTACCGTATTCTTATTTTTTATCTTGGCTCTATTCTTGTACTGGTAACGCTTCTTCCGTGGAATTCCCAGGATCTTTTGAAAAGTCCGTTTGTATCTGTACTGGAAATGGTCAATATTCCAGCTGCAGCACAAATTATGAACTTTATCGTACTCACTGCTGTGCTTTCCTGCTTGAATTCCGGCCTTTATACAAGTTCACGGATGCTGCTTACAATGGCGCAAAACGGAGACGCGCCTCGCATGTTCTTAAAAATTAATAAAAAAGGCGTGCCCGTTCAGGCGATCTTAGGCTGTACCGTTATTTCCTATATCAGTGTGGCATTCAATTATCTGTCCCCGGATAAAATCTTTCTTTTCTTAGTAAACGCTTCCGGGGGAGTAGCGCTGCTTGTTTATCTTGTTATTGCTTTTTCACAGCTGCGCATGAGACGCAAATATGAGAAAGAAAACCCAGGCGCGCTGCGCATCAGAATGTGGCTGTTTCCATATTTGACATACGCGACCATTATAGCGATTTCGACTATTTTTATCGCGATGGCATTTATTGATTCTCTTCGATCGCAGTTCTTCTTGACACTGTTGATCGCGGTTTTAGTTGTCGGCTCTTTCTTTGTGAAAAGAAACTCACGGTCAGCAGATGCCGTTTCAAAAGAAAAAAAGCAAATGACCATTTAA